The Microcoleus sp. bin38.metabat.b11b12b14.051 genome includes a window with the following:
- a CDS encoding type II toxin-antitoxin system HigB family toxin, whose protein sequence is MRVISRKILRDFCESHADSCDALYDWYRVSSKAQWQNLIDVQQIYPKAESVGNFTVFNIKGNRYRLIVDLVYVSQRIYIKYVLTHAEYDKDEWKNDPYF, encoded by the coding sequence ATGCGTGTTATCAGCCGAAAAATCCTGCGAGATTTCTGTGAAAGCCATGCGGATTCCTGCGATGCACTTTATGACTGGTATAGAGTGTCAAGTAAAGCCCAATGGCAGAACTTAATTGATGTTCAGCAGATTTATCCAAAAGCTGAGTCAGTCGGCAATTTTACCGTATTTAATATTAAGGGAAATCGATATCGGCTGATTGTTGATTTGGTTTATGTTTCTCAAAGAATCTACATCAAATATGTTCTGACTCACGCTGAGTATGATAAGGATGAGTGGAAAAATGATCCGTACTTTTGA
- a CDS encoding transcriptional regulator, whose translation MSGKMIRTFDAKSYTDLLVRYQPKPIANEAENDAAIALACELEHSPMRSLESELFLELLITLIEKFEAENYPIPAGNAGLMLQHLMDARDLEKFDLIPVLGTETEVEKVFVSGRALEIDEARKLADFFGVDISLFLESY comes from the coding sequence ATGAGTGGAAAAATGATCCGTACTTTTGATGCAAAATCTTATACAGATTTACTTGTTCGCTATCAACCAAAACCGATCGCAAATGAAGCAGAAAACGATGCCGCGATCGCTCTCGCTTGCGAACTGGAGCATAGTCCTATGCGATCGCTGGAGTCAGAGCTATTTCTGGAGCTTTTGATAACGCTGATTGAAAAATTTGAAGCTGAAAATTATCCAATTCCGGCAGGAAATGCTGGTTTAATGTTGCAACATTTAATGGATGCGAGAGATTTGGAAAAATTCGATCTGATTCCTGTTTTGGGAACCGAAACAGAGGTTGAGAAAGTTTTTGTTAGTGGAAGGGCGCTCGAAATAGATGAAGCCCGGAAACTCGCCGATTTTTTCGGAGTTGATATTAGTTTGTTTCTCGAATCATATTGA
- a CDS encoding calcium-binding protein, which translates to MPDNLALLEKTEDFLNGNTGNEFISDRSGGDIGRSSSQVSDGRALRLSESGDLFTATPDQSGQYIQGILGLGGNDTLQGSVAEDFLNGNAGNDFISGRAGDDLLSGGIGADTIAGDEGDDVISGGEGNDLLRGGAGIDALNGNQGEDTLFGNEDNDVLQGGRGNDLLDGGAGNDLLIGDFGIDTLTGGPGNDTFVLRSNTATSVVSEADILTDFNKSEDFIGIDLDLAEADLLLQPTVANNRSSTIIRVAATNSVLGVVQGATPDDLRGRFVNLDANPALPEETVTYEAPVVRSTGSNTYDFILNGSDGSQYVVNIKRSSDEISARELRYQPGPQSSMPAHTLNMSADGKRMEAQVQGSTSKSIFDRQDDGSIVAKRKDGAGREETIATVVGPSDPSIPTTPTTPAAPTSITPCELFKGLCELSQKNNVSDNLALGGLFAVGVGTVAAPATLGTSALIGATVGGALEIAAAGVKVFDTVCLVLNGNDGAIAEKAFGLIPFGKLLAKGSALGNAARPLQAGVLKVTRKAINFVTERSELAGNVVKTYGKIAANDLFGQVGGAAKNIAYNFTSKLYDKVANTVGFSKGDGMKTLRKSLGLDFCDQPSTTPVTPPPTPSTPFLKIEVKPSAIPYQGTANLNVKYSNPDNNSKNIEISGSGRKGIGNPTFLIPENKKGQGEFNFTLTNIGTELGGPGSASLKNFLDVSIGTGGGGQLFDTVNYRQQSFDLLAAPNGANNILPNVYTLSSADGLMRR; encoded by the coding sequence ATGCCTGACAATTTGGCTCTGCTGGAAAAAACCGAAGACTTTTTGAATGGTAACACAGGAAACGAATTCATTTCCGATCGTTCTGGTGGGGATATTGGGCGATCGAGTTCTCAAGTCAGCGATGGTCGAGCCCTTCGCTTATCTGAGAGTGGCGACCTGTTTACGGCGACACCCGATCAGTCAGGTCAGTATATCCAAGGTATCCTTGGCTTGGGGGGCAACGATACACTACAAGGCTCTGTCGCAGAAGACTTTTTGAATGGTAATGCAGGAAACGACTTCATCTCCGGTCGTGCTGGTGACGATTTGCTCTCCGGCGGTATCGGTGCCGATACGATCGCGGGTGACGAGGGCGATGACGTTATTAGCGGTGGCGAGGGCAACGACCTATTGCGCGGCGGAGCGGGCATAGACGCTCTCAATGGCAATCAGGGAGAAGATACGCTGTTTGGCAATGAAGATAACGATGTTTTGCAGGGCGGTCGTGGGAATGACCTTCTCGACGGCGGGGCTGGTAACGATCTGCTCATCGGCGATTTTGGCATTGATACACTAACGGGTGGCCCTGGAAACGATACATTCGTGCTGCGTTCTAATACGGCTACCTCTGTCGTGAGCGAGGCAGATATTCTGACAGACTTTAACAAAAGCGAAGATTTTATCGGGATAGATCTCGATCTCGCCGAGGCCGATCTATTGCTACAACCAACAGTCGCCAACAATCGATCAAGTACGATTATCCGTGTTGCTGCCACCAATTCAGTATTGGGGGTCGTTCAGGGGGCGACACCTGACGATTTACGCGGTCGCTTCGTTAATTTGGATGCTAACCCCGCCCTCCCAGAAGAGACTGTAACCTATGAAGCGCCAGTTGTCCGCAGTACCGGGTCGAATACCTATGATTTCATTTTGAACGGTAGCGATGGTAGTCAATATGTTGTCAATATTAAGCGATCGAGTGATGAAATCAGCGCTCGTGAGTTACGCTACCAACCTGGCCCTCAAAGCAGTATGCCCGCTCACACCCTTAACATGAGTGCTGATGGTAAGCGGATGGAGGCTCAGGTTCAAGGTTCGACCAGCAAATCAATTTTCGATCGGCAAGATGACGGTTCGATCGTTGCCAAGCGAAAAGATGGGGCTGGTCGTGAAGAGACGATTGCTACCGTAGTTGGCCCAAGTGACCCCTCAATACCAACCACGCCGACGACCCCAGCCGCACCAACATCAATAACCCCCTGCGAATTATTTAAGGGACTTTGCGAACTTTCACAAAAGAATAATGTCTCTGATAACCTTGCTCTTGGAGGCCTTTTCGCGGTAGGAGTTGGAACTGTGGCGGCTCCAGCGACATTAGGGACGAGCGCACTGATAGGAGCAACAGTAGGTGGTGCTTTGGAAATAGCCGCTGCTGGTGTCAAAGTGTTCGATACTGTTTGCCTTGTTCTCAATGGTAATGATGGAGCTATAGCCGAGAAAGCCTTTGGTTTAATTCCTTTCGGTAAACTATTGGCTAAAGGTAGTGCACTCGGTAATGCTGCACGTCCTCTCCAAGCTGGTGTATTGAAAGTAACGAGAAAGGCAATCAATTTTGTTACAGAAAGAAGCGAACTGGCTGGTAATGTAGTTAAGACATATGGTAAGATAGCTGCTAATGATCTTTTTGGGCAAGTGGGGGGTGCAGCAAAAAATATTGCTTATAACTTCACTTCCAAGCTTTACGACAAGGTTGCTAATACAGTTGGATTTAGCAAAGGGGATGGAATGAAGACGCTCAGAAAGAGTCTTGGACTAGATTTCTGTGATCAACCTTCGACTACTCCTGTAACACCTCCACCAACACCATCCACTCCCTTCTTAAAAATAGAGGTAAAACCTTCTGCTATCCCTTATCAGGGGACTGCTAACCTGAATGTCAAATACTCGAATCCAGACAACAACAGCAAAAATATAGAGATTTCGGGTAGTGGTCGAAAAGGTATTGGAAATCCCACATTTCTAATTCCAGAAAATAAAAAAGGTCAAGGAGAGTTTAATTTCACTTTGACCAATATCGGTACAGAGCTAGGAGGACCTGGTAGTGCAAGCCTGAAGAATTTCTTAGACGTTTCGATTGGAACTGGAGGGGGAGGACAATTATTTGATACTGTTAATTATCGTCAACAATCATTCGATCTTCTGGCAGCGCCAAATGGTGCGAATAATATTTTGCCTAATGTCTATACGCTTAGTTCGGCAGATGGGTTGATGCGGCGATAA
- the nadC gene encoding carboxylating nicotinate-nucleotide diphosphorylase, translating to MTAILPPWIILDSLLHNWLLEDIGRGDRTTSALFPAASVPGTAKWIVKEAGVVAGLPIADRTFKLLDSSLNFIPQVSEGQLCDKGQVIAEISGNFDALLTGERVALNLAMRLSGIATLTRKYVDKIADLPVQLVDTRKTTPGLRLLEKYATQVGGACNHRMGLDDAVMIKDNHIAAAGGIGEAIAQIRNSIPYPLTIEVETESLAEVETALQHKADIIMLDNMSFDLMRQAVAIIREKSDRVKIEASGNVTLETIRSVAETGVDYISTSAPITRSTWLDLSMKINS from the coding sequence ATGACAGCAATATTACCGCCTTGGATTATTTTAGACTCGCTGTTGCACAACTGGCTACTAGAAGATATCGGTAGGGGCGATCGCACAACATCGGCCTTATTCCCCGCAGCCAGCGTCCCAGGTACTGCTAAATGGATTGTCAAGGAGGCTGGAGTCGTCGCTGGATTGCCGATCGCCGATCGCACATTTAAACTTTTAGACAGCAGCCTCAATTTCATCCCGCAAGTGTCTGAAGGGCAATTGTGCGACAAAGGACAAGTAATTGCCGAGATTTCTGGCAATTTCGATGCGCTGCTAACGGGGGAAAGAGTTGCATTAAACTTGGCAATGCGTTTGAGCGGAATTGCTACTTTAACTCGCAAATATGTTGACAAAATTGCCGATTTACCAGTGCAATTGGTCGATACTCGCAAGACGACTCCGGGATTGAGATTGTTGGAAAAGTACGCGACTCAAGTTGGCGGTGCTTGCAATCATCGCATGGGATTGGATGACGCGGTGATGATTAAAGACAATCATATCGCGGCGGCTGGAGGAATTGGTGAGGCGATCGCCCAAATCCGCAATTCTATTCCCTATCCGCTGACAATTGAAGTGGAAACGGAAAGCCTTGCTGAGGTGGAAACTGCTTTGCAGCACAAGGCTGATATTATTATGTTGGATAATATGTCTTTTGATTTAATGCGGCAGGCTGTGGCAATAATTCGCGAAAAGAGCGATCGCGTAAAAATCGAAGCTTCTGGGAATGTTACTTTAGAAACAATTAGAAGTGTGGCGGAAACGGGTGTTGATTATATTTCAACTAGCGCTCCAATTACGCGATCGACTTGGCTAGATTTGAGCATGAAAATTAATAGTTAG
- a CDS encoding C39 family peptidase yields MKLQNFLKSKLRYDSRAIAADGELSRQIQSRLIDLGLLKPPVDGNFGPLSTAALHRFQTLMKCGEPGFLGAVTAEKLIEAKPADIPKPRPILKILKDTIFKSKPLASSQLQEAEKQVIPAGKEFELLAFAPIRGHIRVALRNESFKGSGIWYVFGGHAQITLDGVLLYPKPNPPTVRLGIPYRSQMDNLYNPTGACNVTSIAMCLDFLRVPRRQKTGQYEDELYQYAIDKGYSRWEPKDLAKIVRDYGAQDYFTENATIDDVQDWLASGNPAVIHGYFTSFGHIIVAAGYDSEGFFVHDPYGEWFPTGYDTTVSGAYLHYSYRLIRNVCMADGNFWVHFISK; encoded by the coding sequence ATGAAATTACAAAACTTTCTAAAGTCAAAACTTAGGTATGATTCTAGGGCGATCGCTGCTGACGGCGAACTCAGTCGCCAAATTCAAAGTCGCCTCATTGACCTGGGTTTACTGAAACCTCCGGTAGACGGTAACTTTGGCCCTCTTTCAACCGCAGCCCTGCACCGATTTCAAACCCTGATGAAGTGTGGCGAACCGGGTTTTTTGGGAGCAGTCACAGCCGAAAAGCTGATCGAAGCCAAACCGGCGGACATTCCCAAACCTCGCCCAATCCTGAAGATCCTCAAAGACACGATTTTTAAATCAAAACCGCTGGCGTCTTCTCAACTTCAGGAAGCGGAAAAACAAGTCATCCCAGCCGGAAAAGAGTTTGAACTTCTAGCTTTTGCTCCGATTCGCGGTCACATTAGAGTTGCTCTCCGCAACGAATCTTTCAAAGGTTCAGGAATTTGGTATGTTTTCGGAGGACACGCTCAAATTACTCTCGACGGCGTTTTGCTGTATCCCAAACCGAATCCACCGACGGTCAGACTCGGCATTCCTTATCGATCGCAAATGGATAACTTGTACAATCCTACAGGTGCTTGCAATGTCACTTCCATAGCGATGTGTTTGGACTTTTTGAGAGTACCGCGGCGCCAAAAAACCGGACAATATGAAGATGAACTCTACCAATATGCGATCGACAAAGGTTACAGTCGTTGGGAACCAAAAGATTTAGCAAAAATCGTTAGAGATTACGGCGCTCAAGATTACTTTACCGAGAATGCAACTATTGACGACGTTCAAGACTGGCTCGCCAGCGGAAATCCCGCTGTCATCCACGGATACTTCACCTCTTTCGGTCACATTATAGTTGCTGCTGGTTACGACAGCGAAGGATTCTTCGTCCACGATCCCTATGGTGAGTGGTTCCCCACGGGTTATGACACAACTGTTAGCGGTGCTTACCTGCATTATTCCTATCGATTAATCCGCAATGTTTGTATGGCTGATGGGAATTTTTGGGTACATTTTATCTCGAAATAA
- a CDS encoding pitrilysin family protein: protein MTSTLLKSTGRSPLNAPTVRHFPNGLTVIAEHLPVDAVNLSVWMNLGSAVESDEINGMAHFLEHMIFKGTPSIPSGEFERAIEQRGAVTNAATSQDYTNYYITTAPKDFAELAPLQVDVLLNASIPDDAFDRERLVVLEEIRRSEDNPRRRTYQRSMQLAFEVLPYKRPVLGPTSVIENLKAQQMRDFHSSRYQPGAMTAVAVGNLPVDRLIEIVAESFAAKSTAQNSTINLPAISNFDPKSEILNYGQESPFTETVRREFVDSALQQARLIIMWRVPGFVEMSETYALDVLATVLGHGRTTRLVKDLREDRGLVSSISVSNMTQRLGGVFSISAQLATENIEEVEAAIVGHIRTLQTELVTDAEISRIRTQVANRFIFGNETPSDRASLYGYYQSMVGDIAPALNYAACIQAQTAEGIREAAVKYLSPDAMGVVVIRPEAA from the coding sequence ATGACATCAACCCTGCTCAAATCAACCGGACGATCGCCCTTGAACGCTCCAACAGTGCGCCATTTCCCCAACGGCCTCACAGTTATAGCGGAACACTTGCCGGTCGATGCTGTGAACCTCAGCGTGTGGATGAATCTAGGATCAGCCGTCGAATCCGACGAAATCAACGGCATGGCGCACTTTTTAGAACATATGATTTTTAAGGGAACTCCCAGTATTCCCAGCGGAGAATTTGAGCGGGCGATCGAGCAACGCGGCGCTGTCACCAATGCAGCCACCAGTCAAGATTACACGAACTATTACATCACCACAGCGCCTAAAGATTTTGCTGAACTAGCGCCGCTACAAGTCGATGTCTTGCTCAACGCCAGCATTCCCGACGACGCTTTCGATCGCGAACGGCTGGTAGTATTGGAAGAAATTAGACGATCGGAAGACAATCCCCGCCGTCGTACCTATCAGCGATCGATGCAATTAGCCTTTGAAGTCCTGCCCTACAAGCGACCCGTACTCGGCCCGACTTCCGTCATCGAAAATCTTAAAGCCCAACAAATGCGGGATTTCCACAGCAGCAGATATCAGCCAGGGGCGATGACAGCAGTCGCTGTTGGTAACTTGCCGGTCGATCGACTAATTGAAATTGTCGCCGAAAGTTTTGCCGCCAAAAGCACAGCACAAAACAGCACCATAAATCTGCCCGCCATCAGCAACTTCGACCCAAAATCTGAAATTCTCAACTACGGCCAAGAATCGCCGTTTACCGAAACAGTCCGCCGCGAATTCGTAGACTCAGCCCTTCAGCAAGCCCGATTGATTATTATGTGGCGAGTCCCCGGTTTTGTGGAAATGTCCGAAACCTATGCCCTCGATGTTTTGGCGACAGTATTGGGTCACGGCCGCACAACTCGCTTGGTTAAGGATTTGCGCGAAGATAGAGGGCTAGTTTCGTCAATTTCCGTCAGCAACATGACTCAACGGCTGGGCGGTGTCTTCTCGATTTCTGCTCAACTAGCGACAGAAAATATAGAAGAAGTCGAAGCAGCCATCGTCGGACACATCCGCACCCTGCAAACCGAACTCGTGACAGATGCCGAAATTTCCCGCATCCGCACCCAAGTAGCAAATCGGTTTATCTTTGGTAACGAAACTCCCAGCGATCGAGCAAGCTTGTACGGTTACTATCAGTCGATGGTAGGAGATATCGCTCCCGCCCTCAACTACGCCGCCTGTATCCAAGCTCAAACTGCTGAGGGTATCCGGGAAGCCGCCGTCAAATACCTATCTCCCGACGCGATGGGTGTCGTGGTAATTCGCCCCGAAGCAGCATAA
- a CDS encoding ABC transporter permease, giving the protein MEQQKLQQGLIFQQKAVRRFSRSTSGKIGLILTLALIVSALLAPLLSPYNAAVDRDYLSRLVAPSIKHWFGTDGLGRDLLVRVWHGLGISLLVSLVSVGAGLFVGSLLGLLAGYFRGWVEVAIGTLADILLAFPSILLAIAVVTVTGPSLQSVIIAVSVVQIPIYIRLTRSMVLSLREQEFVLAVKALGASDLRIIFRHILPGSLAPLVVQATLSTGTATLEAAGLGFLGLGAQPPAPELGTMLSDAFKGGYALSSPWTIVFPGLLITLTVLGFNLLGDGLRDVLDPRGN; this is encoded by the coding sequence ATGGAACAGCAAAAATTGCAGCAGGGTTTAATATTTCAGCAAAAAGCTGTTCGGCGATTTTCCCGATCGACCTCCGGGAAAATCGGCCTAATTTTGACTTTAGCGCTGATTGTTTCCGCACTGTTAGCCCCTCTACTTTCCCCTTACAATGCTGCGGTCGATCGCGATTATTTGTCCAGATTAGTCGCTCCTAGCATCAAACATTGGTTCGGTACCGACGGTTTAGGGCGGGATTTGCTGGTGCGAGTGTGGCACGGATTGGGGATATCTTTGCTTGTCAGCTTGGTTTCTGTGGGTGCCGGATTATTTGTGGGTTCGCTGTTGGGATTGCTGGCTGGGTATTTTCGCGGATGGGTGGAAGTGGCGATCGGCACTTTGGCGGATATTTTACTAGCTTTTCCTTCAATCTTACTGGCGATCGCCGTTGTCACCGTCACCGGGCCCAGCCTGCAAAGCGTAATTATCGCCGTCAGCGTCGTACAAATTCCGATTTACATCCGCCTCACACGCAGCATGGTGCTATCCCTGCGCGAACAAGAATTTGTGTTAGCTGTCAAAGCCTTGGGCGCCAGCGACTTGCGGATTATTTTTCGCCACATTTTGCCGGGAAGTCTCGCGCCGTTAGTTGTACAAGCAACTCTTTCCACGGGCACAGCCACGCTAGAAGCTGCCGGTTTAGGTTTTCTCGGTTTGGGCGCGCAGCCACCAGCCCCGGAGTTGGGCACTATGCTTTCCGATGCTTTCAAAGGCGGATACGCTCTTTCGTCTCCTTGGACTATTGTATTTCCCGGTTTGCTAATTACCTTGACAGTTCTGGGTTTCAACCTTTTAGGCGACGGGCTGCGAGACGTTTTAGACCCCAGAGGGAATTAG
- a CDS encoding DUF2997 domain-containing protein, whose product METLEFVIYPDGRVQETVTGIVGASCAEVTAAIEAQLGVVLHQESTSEYFAQVLHQSAEATAQVAFSDW is encoded by the coding sequence ATGGAAACACTAGAGTTTGTGATTTATCCAGATGGCCGCGTACAGGAAACAGTCACCGGCATTGTCGGTGCTTCCTGCGCTGAGGTAACGGCTGCAATTGAAGCCCAGCTCGGTGTGGTGCTTCATCAAGAGTCAACATCTGAATATTTCGCGCAAGTGCTGCATCAGTCAGCCGAAGCGACGGCCCAAGTGGCTTTTAGCGATTGGTAA
- a CDS encoding DUF1257 domain-containing protein, with amino-acid sequence MSHFSQIKTQIRNLNSLEAALTDLGIDWKSGPTEVRGYRGLTSTAEVVIEQENGYDLGFSWNGTEYELVADLQFWQQAWSVDRFLNKVTQRYAYHTVVNESAKQGFQVSEQKQNQDGSIRLVVQRWCA; translated from the coding sequence ATGTCACACTTTAGCCAAATTAAGACCCAGATCCGCAATTTGAATTCTTTGGAAGCTGCTTTAACTGATTTGGGTATCGACTGGAAGTCGGGCCCGACTGAGGTGCGCGGCTATCGCGGCCTCACCAGCACCGCTGAGGTGGTGATCGAGCAAGAAAACGGCTATGACTTAGGTTTTAGCTGGAACGGGACTGAGTATGAGTTGGTGGCTGATTTGCAATTTTGGCAGCAAGCTTGGTCTGTCGATCGCTTTCTTAATAAGGTGACTCAGCGCTATGCTTACCACACTGTGGTGAATGAAAGCGCTAAGCAAGGTTTCCAAGTTTCTGAGCAAAAACAAAATCAAGACGGTTCGATCCGCTTGGTGGTTCAGCGCTGGTGCGCTTAA
- a CDS encoding ferredoxin — MSELSGLGIDTAGDRTGLEPELGGFLRDAPDRTGLEPELGGVFRQKGVYVDEITCIGCKHCAHVARNTFYIEPDYGRSRVVRQDGDSEELIAEAIDTCPVNCIHWVDYTELKNLEEERKDQVIPVVGFPVDMATVQAGIRQRQKAKGDRQFKGHH, encoded by the coding sequence ATGTCTGAGCTTTCTGGACTCGGAATAGATACAGCAGGCGATCGCACTGGTTTAGAGCCGGAGTTGGGCGGATTTTTGCGAGATGCGCCCGATCGCACTGGTTTGGAACCGGAATTAGGCGGCGTGTTTCGCCAAAAAGGAGTCTATGTTGACGAGATTACCTGCATTGGCTGCAAGCACTGCGCTCATGTTGCTCGCAATACTTTCTACATTGAGCCGGATTACGGGCGATCGCGCGTAGTTCGACAAGACGGTGATTCGGAAGAGTTGATTGCTGAGGCGATCGACACTTGTCCGGTAAATTGCATTCACTGGGTTGACTACACCGAACTCAAGAATCTGGAAGAAGAGCGCAAGGATCAGGTGATTCCTGTAGTTGGTTTTCCCGTGGATATGGCTACGGTTCAGGCGGGTATTCGCCAGCGCCAGAAGGCTAAGGGCGATCGTCAGTTCAAAGGCCACCATTGA
- a CDS encoding YiaA/YiaB family inner membrane protein produces MSQQIVRQKDTNAWILQCWISFVFAISATTVGVIYLQVDPWQKAFMGMGLTFSVGSSFTLAKTIRDNNEATRLTARIDEARVEKILADHHPLK; encoded by the coding sequence ATGTCACAACAAATTGTACGTCAAAAAGATACTAATGCTTGGATTCTTCAGTGCTGGATTTCTTTTGTTTTTGCCATTTCGGCAACTACGGTCGGTGTCATTTATTTACAGGTCGATCCTTGGCAAAAAGCTTTTATGGGTATGGGTTTAACTTTCTCGGTCGGCTCCTCTTTTACTTTAGCAAAAACCATTCGCGATAACAACGAGGCCACAAGATTAACCGCCAGAATCGACGAAGCCAGAGTTGAGAAAATTCTAGCGGATCACCATCCTCTCAAATAA